The proteins below come from a single Caulobacter segnis ATCC 21756 genomic window:
- the glmS gene encoding glutamine--fructose-6-phosphate transaminase (isomerizing) codes for MCGIIGIVGKQPVADRLIESLKRLEYRGYDSAGIAGVVDGKVQRRRAQGKIKALEAVLADEPLNAATGIGHTRWATHGAPNVKNAHPHAAGRVTLVHNGIIENFAELKAELIAAGRVFESDTDTEVIAQLIDAELATGLAPLEAFKATLDRLTGAYALAVLIEGEENLILGARRGSPLVVGEGQGEMFLGSDALAVGPFTNRVIYLDEGDYVALDHDSHRIFDVSGTPVTRPVRVVPTSAVMLEKGNYRHFMEKEIHDQPEGCQRTIAAYVDTLTSRAAIPGDIDFAKLERIQVVACGTSYIAGVVGKYLIEQLADLPVDVEIASEFRYRQPALRPGSLVIAMSQSGETADTLAALRYCKAKGMKSAVVVNAQESTMAREVDVVWPIHCGPEIGVASTKAFTAQVSVMIALAIAAAKARGTIDAAEERRLVKVLLEAPRLIAEAIGLEDAIKEIAADVAKARDVLYLGRGPMSALALEGALKLKEISYIHAEGYAAGELKHGPIALVDDQTPIVILAPYDSYFEKSASNMSEVMARGGQVIFITDTEGVKHAPAGAKVVVTAPASDPLVSTLVMSAPIQLLAYHVAVVKGADVDQPRNLAKSVTVE; via the coding sequence ATGTGCGGCATTATCGGCATCGTCGGCAAGCAACCCGTCGCCGACCGTCTGATCGAGAGCCTCAAGCGGCTGGAGTATCGCGGCTATGACTCGGCCGGGATCGCCGGGGTCGTGGACGGAAAGGTCCAACGCCGTCGCGCCCAGGGCAAGATCAAGGCGCTGGAAGCCGTCTTGGCCGATGAGCCGCTGAACGCCGCCACCGGCATCGGCCACACCCGCTGGGCCACCCACGGCGCGCCGAACGTCAAGAACGCCCACCCGCACGCCGCCGGCCGCGTGACTCTGGTCCACAACGGCATCATCGAGAATTTCGCAGAGCTGAAGGCCGAGCTGATCGCCGCCGGCCGCGTGTTCGAAAGCGACACCGACACCGAGGTCATCGCCCAGCTGATCGACGCCGAGCTGGCGACGGGTCTGGCCCCCCTCGAAGCCTTCAAGGCCACGCTGGATCGCCTGACCGGCGCCTACGCCCTGGCCGTGCTGATCGAGGGCGAGGAGAACCTGATCCTGGGCGCTCGCCGCGGCAGCCCGCTGGTGGTGGGCGAGGGCCAGGGCGAGATGTTCCTGGGCTCAGACGCCCTGGCCGTGGGCCCCTTCACCAACCGCGTGATCTATCTGGACGAGGGCGACTACGTGGCGCTCGACCACGACAGCCATCGGATCTTCGATGTTTCGGGGACGCCGGTGACGCGGCCGGTGCGGGTGGTCCCGACCTCGGCGGTGATGCTGGAGAAGGGCAACTACCGGCACTTCATGGAAAAGGAGATCCATGACCAGCCGGAGGGCTGCCAGCGCACGATCGCGGCCTATGTCGACACCCTGACCTCGCGCGCGGCGATTCCCGGCGATATCGACTTCGCCAAGCTGGAGCGCATCCAGGTCGTGGCCTGCGGCACCTCGTACATCGCCGGCGTGGTCGGAAAGTACCTGATCGAGCAGCTGGCCGACCTGCCGGTCGACGTCGAGATCGCCTCGGAGTTCCGCTATCGCCAGCCGGCCCTGCGGCCAGGCTCGCTGGTCATCGCCATGTCGCAGTCGGGCGAGACCGCCGACACCCTGGCGGCCCTGCGCTACTGCAAGGCCAAGGGCATGAAGAGCGCCGTGGTGGTCAACGCCCAGGAATCGACCATGGCGCGCGAGGTCGACGTGGTCTGGCCGATCCACTGCGGCCCCGAGATCGGCGTCGCCTCGACCAAGGCCTTCACCGCCCAGGTCAGCGTGATGATCGCCCTGGCCATCGCCGCCGCCAAGGCGCGCGGCACGATCGACGCGGCCGAGGAGCGGCGCCTCGTGAAAGTGCTGCTGGAAGCGCCGCGCCTGATCGCTGAGGCCATCGGCCTGGAAGACGCCATCAAGGAGATCGCCGCCGATGTCGCCAAGGCGCGGGACGTGCTCTATCTCGGTCGCGGCCCGATGTCGGCCCTGGCCCTGGAAGGCGCGCTGAAGCTGAAGGAGATCAGCTACATCCACGCCGAGGGCTACGCCGCCGGCGAGCTGAAGCACGGCCCGATCGCCCTGGTGGACGACCAGACCCCGATCGTCATCCTGGCCCCCTACGACAGCTATTTCGAGAAATCGGCCTCGAACATGAGCGAGGTGATGGCGCGCGGCGGCCAGGTGATCTTCATCACCGACACCGAAGGCGTGAAGCACGCGCCGGCCGGGGCGAAGGTGGTGGTCACAGCGCCGGCCTCGGACCCGCTGGTCTCGACCCTGGTCATGTCGGCCCCGATCCAGCTCTTGGCCTACCATGTCGCCGTGGTGAAGGGCGCGGACGTCGACCAGCCGCGCAACCTGGCCAAGTCCGTGACGGTGGAGTGA
- a CDS encoding amino acid permease: protein MAPFRAADLLRRKPVAQVEGEHPPESLHRSMGLFQLTMLGVGATIGTGIFVALTTAVPAAGPAVIVSFVLAGITAALTALCYAELASTIPVSGSSYSYAYATLGEFVAFLVGACLLLEYAVSASAIAVGWGQYLNEMLVDLVGWRLPDAIAKPPGAGGIVNLPAVVLVGACMILLLRGVKESARANAILVILKLLVLLFFVVIAFSGFQARNLTPFMPMGVAGVGAAASSIFFSYIGIDAVSTAGEEVKDPRRTLPLGIVLSLLIVTAIYILVALAAVGAQPWTAFAGQEAGLAVILRNLTGQAWTSLVLCVGAIVSIFSITLVVMYGQTRILYAMSRDGLLPKVFQRLHPKTRSPDLNTYIVATFIAVLAAFVPLDVLVNLTSMGTLIAFAIVSLGVIILRRTQPDLPRGYKVPLYPVLPIASVAFCAYLIVGLPLDTWLLFAAWVAGACAIYFGYSMRNSKLA from the coding sequence ATGGCCCCGTTCCGCGCGGCCGACCTTCTGCGCCGCAAGCCCGTCGCCCAGGTGGAGGGCGAGCATCCGCCCGAGAGCCTGCATCGCTCGATGGGCCTCTTCCAGCTGACGATGCTGGGCGTCGGCGCCACGATCGGCACGGGCATCTTCGTGGCCCTCACCACCGCCGTGCCCGCCGCCGGCCCGGCGGTGATCGTCTCGTTCGTGCTGGCCGGGATCACCGCGGCCCTGACGGCGCTGTGCTACGCGGAGCTGGCCTCGACCATTCCGGTGTCGGGCTCGTCCTATTCCTACGCCTACGCGACCCTGGGCGAGTTCGTGGCCTTCCTCGTCGGCGCGTGCCTGCTGCTCGAATACGCCGTCTCGGCCTCGGCCATCGCCGTGGGTTGGGGCCAGTACCTGAACGAGATGCTGGTCGACCTCGTGGGCTGGCGGCTGCCCGACGCCATCGCCAAGCCGCCCGGCGCGGGCGGCATCGTCAACCTGCCGGCCGTGGTGCTGGTCGGCGCCTGCATGATCCTGCTGCTGCGCGGCGTGAAGGAGTCGGCGCGGGCCAACGCGATCCTGGTCATCCTGAAGCTGCTGGTCCTGCTGTTCTTCGTCGTCATCGCCTTCAGCGGCTTCCAGGCCCGGAACCTGACGCCGTTCATGCCGATGGGCGTGGCGGGCGTGGGCGCGGCCGCGTCGTCGATCTTCTTCTCGTATATCGGCATCGACGCGGTCTCGACGGCGGGCGAGGAGGTCAAGGACCCGCGCCGCACCCTGCCGCTGGGCATCGTGCTGTCCCTGCTGATCGTCACGGCGATCTACATCCTGGTCGCCCTGGCGGCGGTCGGCGCCCAGCCCTGGACCGCCTTCGCCGGCCAGGAGGCGGGCCTCGCCGTGATCCTGCGCAACCTGACGGGGCAGGCCTGGACCTCGCTGGTGCTGTGCGTCGGCGCGATCGTCTCGATCTTCTCGATCACGCTCGTCGTCATGTACGGCCAGACGCGGATCCTCTACGCCATGAGCCGCGACGGTCTGCTGCCCAAGGTCTTCCAGCGCCTGCATCCCAAGACCCGCAGCCCGGATCTCAACACCTACATCGTCGCGACCTTCATCGCGGTGCTGGCGGCCTTCGTGCCGCTGGACGTGCTGGTCAACCTGACCAGCATGGGCACGCTGATCGCCTTCGCCATCGTCTCGCTGGGCGTGATCATCCTGCGCCGGACCCAGCCGGACCTGCCGCGCGGCTACAAGGTTCCGCTCTACCCGGTGCTGCCGATCGCCAGCGTGGCCTTCTGCGCCTACCTGATCGTCGGCCTGCCGCTGGACACTTGGCTGCTGTTCGCCGCGTGGGTGGCGGGAGCGTGCGCGATCTACTTCGGCTATTCCATGCGGAATTCGAAACTGGCGTAA
- a CDS encoding SAM-dependent methyltransferase, producing MIEALLAKMIKTGDFTAHLPGGRIVKAGDGSGPPVVIRINSRGLRRLANPSLGLGEGYMEGDIVFERGTISDLLTIVGESGGRKPKRGSALTRFRKALKRRIQQVNDRVASRRNVAHHYDLSNDLYRRFLDADMQYSCAYFERPDMTLEEAQAAKKALIGRKLLIQPGMKTLDIGSGWGGLSMTLAKDFGARMTGVTLSTEQLALAKERAETAGLGDRIDFRLTDYRDLNEPFDRIVSVGMLEHVGAPNFQTYFDTIARLLDEDGVALIHSIGKMHGPGATNAFTQKYIFPGGYIPGLSEIVTAIERAGLWITDIEILRLHYAETCRIWRERFMADPDIPQMFDERFRRMWEFYLAGAELGFRHGGHMVFQIQLAKKRDAVPLTRDYLLKAGG from the coding sequence ATGATCGAAGCTCTGCTCGCGAAGATGATCAAGACCGGCGACTTCACGGCGCACCTGCCCGGCGGTCGCATCGTCAAGGCCGGAGACGGTTCGGGTCCGCCCGTCGTCATCCGGATCAACAGCCGCGGCCTGCGCCGCCTCGCCAATCCCAGCCTGGGCCTCGGCGAAGGCTATATGGAAGGCGACATCGTCTTCGAGCGGGGGACGATCTCGGACCTCTTGACCATCGTCGGCGAGAGCGGCGGGCGTAAACCCAAGCGCGGTTCGGCGCTCACCCGGTTCCGCAAGGCGCTGAAGCGGCGGATCCAGCAGGTCAACGACCGCGTCGCCTCACGCCGCAACGTCGCCCACCACTACGATCTCTCCAACGACCTCTACCGGCGGTTCCTCGACGCCGACATGCAGTACTCGTGCGCCTATTTCGAGCGTCCCGACATGACGCTGGAGGAGGCGCAGGCCGCCAAGAAGGCGCTGATCGGCCGCAAGCTGCTGATCCAACCCGGCATGAAGACCCTGGACATCGGCTCGGGCTGGGGCGGGCTTTCCATGACCCTGGCCAAGGACTTCGGCGCGCGGATGACCGGCGTGACCCTGTCGACCGAGCAGCTGGCCCTGGCCAAGGAACGCGCCGAGACGGCCGGGCTCGGGGACCGGATCGACTTCCGCCTGACCGACTATCGCGACCTGAACGAGCCCTTCGACCGCATCGTCTCGGTGGGCATGCTCGAGCACGTCGGGGCCCCGAACTTCCAGACCTATTTCGACACCATCGCCCGCCTGCTGGACGAGGACGGCGTCGCCCTGATCCACTCGATCGGCAAGATGCACGGGCCGGGCGCGACCAACGCCTTCACCCAGAAGTACATCTTCCCGGGCGGCTACATTCCCGGCCTCTCGGAGATCGTCACCGCTATCGAGCGGGCCGGCCTGTGGATCACCGACATCGAGATCCTGCGGCTGCACTACGCCGAGACCTGCCGCATCTGGCGCGAGCGCTTCATGGCCGATCCCGACATCCCCCAGATGTTCGACGAGCGGTTCCGGCGGATGTGGGAGTTCTACCTGGCGGGCGCGGAGTTGGGCTTTCGGCACGGCGGCCACATGGTCTTCCAGATCCAGCTGGCCAAGAAGCGCGACGCCGTTCCGCTGACCCGGGACTATCTGCTGAAGGCTGGCGGTTGA
- a CDS encoding SAM-dependent methyltransferase: MAIEMIPIGRVEGGRAAPEDDDWGDSRARIVLDDERFDDEALMGLDAFSHAEIVYVFDRVGADEIVAGARHPRGNKAWPRVGIFAQRGKNRPNRIGVTICEVVAVEGRALEVRGLDAIDGTPVLDIKPVMSGFAPRGRVREPDWAREIMQAYW; the protein is encoded by the coding sequence ATGGCGATCGAAATGATCCCGATCGGACGTGTCGAGGGTGGTCGCGCCGCCCCCGAGGACGACGACTGGGGAGACAGCCGGGCGCGCATCGTCCTGGACGACGAGCGCTTCGACGACGAGGCGCTGATGGGGCTCGACGCGTTCAGCCACGCCGAAATCGTCTACGTCTTCGACAGGGTGGGCGCGGACGAGATCGTCGCCGGCGCGCGTCATCCGCGGGGGAACAAGGCCTGGCCGCGCGTCGGCATCTTCGCCCAGCGCGGCAAGAACCGGCCCAACCGCATCGGGGTGACGATCTGCGAGGTCGTGGCGGTGGAGGGGCGAGCCCTGGAGGTGAGGGGACTGGACGCGATCGACGGCACGCCGGTCTTGGACATCAAGCCGGTCATGAGCGGCTTCGCGCCGCGCGGGCGGGTTCGCGAGCCGGATTGGGCTCGGGAGATCATGCAGGCGTACTGGTAA
- a CDS encoding nuclear transport factor 2 family protein produces the protein MLPLLIAALVTSQTPAPPPAADPEDKAVLAAAQAFFDGMAAADTEALRATVLPGAQFMGVRAQPDGSVTVRRVAFEDSYGKRVDPGLKEWMWSPVIIRRGALATVTAPYEISRDGKTLHCGIDVFTLAKQDGAWKIASISWTAEPNACPELRKM, from the coding sequence ATGTTGCCGCTGCTGATCGCCGCCCTTGTCACGAGTCAGACCCCCGCCCCGCCGCCGGCGGCCGATCCAGAGGACAAGGCCGTGCTGGCCGCGGCTCAGGCCTTCTTCGATGGCATGGCCGCCGCCGACACCGAGGCCCTGCGCGCCACCGTCTTGCCCGGCGCCCAGTTCATGGGGGTGCGCGCCCAGCCCGATGGAAGCGTGACCGTTCGGCGCGTCGCCTTCGAGGACAGCTACGGCAAGCGCGTGGATCCCGGTCTCAAGGAATGGATGTGGTCGCCGGTGATCATCCGCCGCGGCGCCCTCGCGACCGTCACCGCGCCCTACGAGATCAGCCGCGACGGCAAGACCCTGCATTGCGGGATCGACGTCTTCACGCTCGCCAAGCAGGACGGGGCCTGGAAGATCGCCAGCATCAGCTGGACGGCCGAACCGAACGCCTGCCCCGAGCTGAGGAAGATGTAG
- a CDS encoding YkvA family protein → MSRDAKPSPDVNVNDVLDPSKALVPATVRVNEERVARGFLPKIRKVAAKVPFAADALSVWWCARDPETPTAAKGMMLAALAYFVLPTDALPDILPVIGFTDDAAVFAALVAILGRTLKPRHKEAAQAFLARLSDET, encoded by the coding sequence ATGAGCCGCGACGCCAAACCGTCCCCCGACGTAAACGTCAACGACGTGCTGGACCCCTCCAAGGCCCTGGTCCCGGCCACGGTGCGCGTCAACGAGGAACGCGTCGCGCGCGGCTTCCTGCCCAAGATCCGAAAGGTGGCCGCCAAGGTCCCCTTCGCCGCCGACGCCCTGTCGGTCTGGTGGTGCGCCCGCGACCCCGAGACGCCGACGGCGGCCAAGGGGATGATGCTGGCGGCTCTGGCCTATTTCGTCCTGCCGACCGACGCGCTGCCCGACATCCTGCCGGTCATCGGCTTCACCGACGACGCGGCGGTGTTCGCCGCCCTGGTGGCGATCCTGGGCCGCACCCTGAAGCCGCGCCATAAGGAAGCCGCCCAGGCCTTCCTGGCGCGCCTTTCCGACGAGACCTGA